A single genomic interval of Cervus elaphus chromosome 19, mCerEla1.1, whole genome shotgun sequence harbors:
- the SUCNR1 gene encoding succinate receptor 1 produces MEWNASCEYWEATQTALESCYLPVFYGIEFIVGILANTAVVFGYLFCLKNWSSSNIYLFNLSICDLAFLCTLPMLMRKYAQRQWPYGYVLCISNRYILHANLYTSILFLTFISIDRYLLMNYPFREHLLQKKAFAILISLAIWGLVTLELLPILIFIHSDDNGTNCTDYASSGDPNHSLIYSMCLTFLGFLIPLFVMCFFYFKIALFLKQRNRQLTTALPLEKPLHLVIMAVVIFSVLFTPYHIMRNVRIASRLETWKKSPCTEAIINSLYILTRPLAFLNSVINPVFYFLLGDHFREMLMNKLWHHFKALTSFRR; encoded by the exons ATG gAATGGAATGCATCTTGTGAATACTGGGAGGCCACGCAGACTGCCCTGGAAAGCTGCTACCTTCCCGTTTTTTATGGCATTGAGTTTATCGTGGGAATCCTTGCGAATACGGCCGTCGTTTTCGGCTACCTCTTCTGCCTGAAGAACTGGAGCAGCAGTAACATCTACCTCTTCAACCTCTCTATCTGTGACTTGGCATTTTTGTGTACCCTTCCCATGCTGATGAGAAAGTATGCCCAGAGACAATGGCCATACGGGTACGTGCTGTGTATAAGCAACCGATACATACTTCACGCCAACCTCTATACCAGTAttcttttcctcacttttatcAGCATCGATCGATATCTGCTCATGAACTATCCTTTCCGGGAACACCTCCTGCAAAAGAAAGCATTTGCTATTTTAATATCTTTGGCCATTTGGGGCTTAGTAACCTTAGAGCTCCTGCCCATACTTATTTTTATACATTCTGATGACAATGGCACCAACTGTACTGATTATGCAAGTTCTGGGGACCCCAATCACAGCCTCATTTATAGCATGTGTTTGACCTTTCTGGGCTTTCTCATTCCCCTTTTTGTGATGTGCTTCTTTTATTTCAAGATTGCTCTCTTTCTAAAGCAGAGGAACAGGCAGCTCACTACAGCTTTGCCCCTTGAGAAGCCTCTCCACTTAGTCATCATGGCAGTTGtgattttctctgtgctttttacTCCCTACCACATCATGCGAAACGTCCGGATTGCTTCACGCCTGGAGACCTGGAAGAAGTCCCCATGCACTGAAGCCATCATCAACTCCTTGTACATCTTGACAAGGCCATTGGCCTTTCTGAACAGTGTCATCAACCCTGTCTTCTATTTCCTTCTGGGGGATCACTTCAGGGAGATGTTGATGAATAAACTGTGGCATCACTTCAAGGCCCTTACATCCTTCAGGAGATGA